A single region of the Tigriopus californicus strain San Diego chromosome 8, Tcal_SD_v2.1, whole genome shotgun sequence genome encodes:
- the LOC131884409 gene encoding transient receptor potential channel pyrexia-like (The sequence of the model RefSeq protein was modified relative to this genomic sequence to represent the inferred CDS: added 16 bases not found in genome assembly) has translation MDFRPSENEDATDQVSQILSLSDGHRLIPDTPYDRVLSLPALNTSLPSSARQIFHRRSQIPEDPPSIFPSFAAGNHGDSDSDSFRIESQIEISRGTSRRSTMDPDPTKLEQFLDDDDDDVQESNGNNSSEITIAIDEVEEISSTTDNEEKDVSDTEGAIVSAKDQRTDHPLLKKSHLWEYVTNVASSPIGTQITQGMRLRKISAVNPHPRRNSEDGVPKSSKHIHQMRKKVSVTSQDGKKKSNQQDLALAIIEGNLPKVEEIVDAYTSLYGSNGFDLILNYRYNINPKTFSIAMAQDQPVSGSSISLGEQLDMFQGLSCLHIACAFDQEQILAYFIRYGSSVLKLVTPSQQSLLHTCCWFGTLAPLTMVIQYGGNVNLVNALRHTALHLAVLKGHHPCVKALIKSGASLECQDEGGNTPLHAAVLAGSYDCAQELIHYDVDVNKTNCDNGTPIHYASSVPLVTLLMNNGADPNICLFEGDSKGMTVFNLLLEKMPEGCNEILSKYLTSNGKSLGAIDLEVKYDFDLFYQEYLRNPEEGEIGILRNVAQADQRDILKHPVNESFLHMKWLLLKNYFRFYVLAYCLFLFTFTALVFMQFSPVMASMDPEFRSTASFVCLIISYVAVCILIIKNMYLLVYNFRLYAQTLQNFVEVVMIALCGVFLAFYHAMGATDVAVHLSALSLFASWFNFTLLIGKLPFAGIYINMIAGITKDLLKFLFLYTSTIVAFGLCFHILGHHHEHFEDPLSSILCMLAMMVGEFNFGDIFLNSKIRYPITTQIMFVLFLLLVSIIIMNLLVGLAISNITAQFQSAGVYRLKMTVLLIQMIEDVLSLVSKILPCCFKDSGLFNHLQAKQRTDVEAPSKLRDTCVYIYPNQSKSTIYVLDGKGRKRPVGFDLPPWILANTFKILAREHESTASSLQATSDRRRQDDRLVRLTQDVKLMKRELSIIRGEIQSLASLIRGGRSPLIK, from the coding sequence ATGGACTTCCGGCCTAGCGAGAACGAAGACGCCACGGATCAGGTTAGCCAGATCTTAAGCTTATCAGATGGACATCGATTAATTCCTGATACACCTTACGACCGAGTTTTGAGTCTTCCCGCATTGAATACTTCACTACCTAGCTCAGCCAGGCAAATCTTCCATCGTCGAAGTCAAATTCCAGAGGATCCACCATctatttttccaagttttgcTGCAGGAAATCACGGTGATTCCGACTCGGATTCCTTCAGAATCGAGTCACAGATCGAAATATCACGTGGCACGTCTAGAAGGTCAACCATGGACCCAGACCCAACTAAACTCGAGCAGTTTTtagatgacgatgatgacgacgtTCAAGAATCAAATGGTAATAACTCGTCGGAGATAACTATTGCGATTGACGAAGTGGAGGAAATCTCTTCCACAACAgataatgaagaaaaagatgtgAGTGACACGGAAGGGGCCATAGTCAGTGCCAAGGACCAACGGACTGATCACCCACTCCTCAAGAAGTCTCATTTGTGGGAGTACGTTACCAATGTAGCCTCGAGCCCTATTGGCACTCAAATCACTCAAGGTATGCGTCTTCGCAAAATATCTGCCGTAAATCCACACCCAAGACGAAATTCGGAGGATGGAGTTCCAAAATCGTCCAAACATATCCACCAAATGCGCAAAAAAGTGAGCGTCACCTCACAAGATGgtaaaaagaaaagcaatcaGCAAGATCTTGCTCTCGCTATTATCGAAGGTAATTTACCAAAGGTTGAAGAGATTGTTGACGCCTACACCTCTCTCTATGGATCTAATGGCTTTGACTTGATTCTAAACTATCGGTACAATATCAATCCCAAGACGTTTTCCATTGCGATGGCTCAAGATCAACCTGTCAGTGGCTCTAGTATCTCCTTGGGCGAGCAATTGGACATGTTTCAAGGCCTCTCTTGTCTCCACATTGCTTGTGCCTTTGATCAGGAACAGATTTTAGCCTATTTCATCCGATACGGATCGTCGGTCTTGAAACTGGTTACCCCCTCACAACAATCGCTACTCCACACGTGTTGCTGGTTTGGTACTCTGGCTCCATTGACCATGGTTATCCAATATGGTGGGAACGTTAACCTGGTAAATGCACTTAGACACACTGCACTTCATTTAGCCGTTCTCAAAGGCCATCATCCGTGCGTGAAGGCGCTCATTAAAAGTGGAGCCTCATTGGAGTGTCAAGATGAGGGAGGAAATACGCCATTGCACGCCGCTGTTTTGGCGGGAAGTTATGATTGCGCTCAGGAGCTGATTCATTATGACGTGGATGTGAATAAGACCAACTGCGACAACGGGACCCCCATCCATTATGCATCAAGTGTACCATTGGTTACACTATTAATGAACAATGGAGCCGACCCAAATATATGCCTTTTCGAAGGGGACTCGAAAGGGATGACCGTTTTCAACCTCTTGTTGGAGAAGATGCCGGAGGGATGCAACGAAATCCTGTCAAAATATCTGACGTCCAACGGAAAATCACTAGGTGCTATCGATCTGGAGGTCAAGTATGATTTCGATTTATTTTATCAAGAGTATCTACGCAATCCTGAAGAGGGCGAGATCGGGATCTTGCGGAACGTGGCCCAAGCTGATCAGAGAGATATCCTCAAGCACCCGGTGAATGAGAGTTTTCTGCACATGAAATGGCTCCTCTTGAAGAACTACTTCCGATTTTACGTGCTTGCCTACTGTCTGTTTCTATTCACTTTCACGGCCTTGGTGTTCATGCAATTTTCACCGGTCATGGCCTCCATGGACCCTGAATTTCGGTCCACGGCCTCATTTGTGTGTCTCATCATTTCATACGTGGCCGTGTGCATCTTAATCATAAAGAATATGTACTTGTTGGTATACAACTTCAGACTCTACGCTCAAACCCTACAGAACTTTGTGGAGGTGGTCATGATTGCACTCTGCGGGGTATTTCTGGCCTTTTATCACGCAATGGGAGCGACTGATGTGGCCGTTCACTTGTCAGCACTTTCGTTATTCGCATCTTGGTTCAATTTCACTCTGCTCATTGGGAAACTTCCATTCGCCGGGATCTACATTAACATGATTGCTGGGATCACCAAGGATCTACTGAAGTTCTTATTCTTGTACACAAGCACAATAGTGGCCTTCGGTCTTTGCTTTCACATCCTTGGCCACCACCACGAGCATTTTGAGGATCCCTTGAGTTCCATTCTGTGCATGTTGGCCATGATGGTCggggaattcaattttggcgACATTTTCCTGAACTCGAAAATCAGATATCCGATCACGACTCAGATCATGTTTGTGCTCTTTCTACTGCTAGTCTCCATCATCATTATGAACCTCTTGGTCGGTTTAGCCATCAGCAATATAACAGCTCAATTCCAATCGGCCGGTGTTTATCGGCTGAAAATGACTGTGCTCTTGATTCAGATGATCGAAGATGTGCTCTCACTTGTGTCAAAGATTCTACCTTGTTGTTTCAAGGACAGCGGTCTGTTCAACCACTTACAAGCTAAGCAGAGGACCGATGTCGAAGCACCTTCGAAACTACGAGATACATGTGTTTACATTTATCCTAATCAATCAAAGTCAACGATTTACGTATTGGACGGAAAAGGGCGGAAACGTCCAGTGGGATTTGATCTTCCCCCTTGGATTCTGGCCAACACATTCAAGATTCTAGCCCGTGAACACGAGAGCACGGCATCGTCCTTGCAAGCCACATCCGATCGGAGAAGGCAAGATGACCGATTGGTCCGATTGACCCAAGATGTCAAGCTCATGAAGCGAGAGCTGTCCATCATAAGAGGGGAAATTCAATCGCTCGCCTCCTTAATAAGGGGTGGAAGGAG